The Nitrogeniibacter aestuarii genome has a window encoding:
- a CDS encoding TIGR03087 family PEP-CTERM/XrtA system glycosyltransferase, translating into MKILYVCHRFPFPPKRGGKIRPFNMIRHFSQQHEVTVCSLVRSDEEAAEGQGLEAHCAHFEMGRVSNPVQTLRMVARLPTLTPSSMGFFYCPDLARRVKALVAREKFDLIFVHCSSVAQYVEDIEGIPKILDFGDMDSQKWLEYVKFKPFPLNMGYWLEGTKMERAERRLATRFNMCTATTRAEWETLESYETGVSTGWFPNGVDAGFFKPDGEGYDPDLISFIGRMDYYPNQECMFDFCKRIWPLLKARRPSLKLVIVGADPIPAVRKLEELDGVTVTGSVPDVRPYILRSALMVAPLNIARGTQNKILEAMAMGVPVVTSKVAAGGVDAEDENHFLVADTPDEYACAILRIVENPAERERLAIAGRERMLSHHDWPKSMERLDGIVERCLSEFAKQ; encoded by the coding sequence ATGAAAATCCTGTACGTCTGTCATCGCTTTCCGTTCCCGCCCAAGCGGGGGGGGAAGATTCGCCCGTTCAACATGATCCGTCACTTCTCGCAGCAGCATGAAGTGACCGTGTGCTCGCTGGTCCGCTCCGACGAGGAGGCGGCTGAAGGGCAGGGCCTGGAGGCACATTGCGCGCACTTTGAAATGGGGCGGGTCTCCAATCCGGTGCAAACCCTGCGGATGGTGGCTCGCCTGCCGACGCTTACGCCCTCATCGATGGGGTTTTTCTACTGCCCCGATCTTGCCCGCCGTGTGAAGGCACTGGTGGCCAGAGAGAAGTTCGACCTCATATTCGTTCATTGCTCATCCGTGGCGCAGTACGTTGAGGATATAGAGGGCATCCCCAAGATCCTCGATTTTGGCGACATGGATTCGCAGAAATGGCTCGAATACGTCAAGTTCAAGCCATTTCCGCTCAACATGGGGTACTGGCTCGAGGGCACCAAGATGGAGCGCGCCGAGCGCCGTCTGGCCACGCGTTTCAACATGTGCACCGCCACGACGCGGGCCGAGTGGGAAACGCTTGAATCCTACGAAACCGGTGTGTCCACGGGCTGGTTTCCGAATGGCGTCGATGCCGGTTTCTTCAAGCCGGACGGCGAAGGCTACGACCCGGACCTGATTTCCTTCATCGGGCGCATGGACTACTACCCGAACCAGGAGTGCATGTTCGACTTCTGCAAGCGTATCTGGCCGCTGCTCAAGGCCCGACGACCGTCGCTCAAGCTGGTGATCGTCGGCGCCGACCCGATCCCGGCCGTGCGCAAGCTTGAGGAACTCGACGGTGTGACGGTGACCGGTTCCGTGCCGGATGTCAGACCGTATATCCTGCGCTCTGCCTTGATGGTGGCGCCGCTGAATATCGCTCGCGGGACGCAGAACAAGATTCTTGAAGCCATGGCCATGGGCGTGCCCGTGGTCACCAGCAAAGTGGCGGCTGGCGGCGTTGATGCAGAAGATGAGAACCATTTCCTCGTCGCTGATACGCCAGACGAGTACGCTTGCGCCATACTGCGCATCGTCGAAAATCCCGCCGAGCGTGAACGCCTTGCCATTGCTGGGCGTGAGCGTATGTTGTCGCACCACGACTGGCCCAAATCGATGGAACGCCTCGACGGCATCGTGGAGCGATGCCTCTCGGAATTTGCCAAGCAATAA
- a CDS encoding XrtA/PEP-CTERM system amidotransferase, with product MCGIAGLFDLNGRREFSKDLVARMNDVQFHRGPDEGGFHFEPGVALAHRRLSIIDLATGQQPLFNEDHSVSVVFNGEIYNFQELVPELQALGHQFRTHSDTEVIVHAWEAWGEDCVKRFRGMFAFALWDRNQGVLFLARDRLGVKPLYYAMLEDGSFAFGSELKVLMAHPALSREVDPLAVEEYFALGYVAEPRTIYKGACKLDPGHTLCLRRGQPVPESKAYWDVQFTLNNPVSFDDALEELDARLKESIRLRMISEVPLGAFLSGGVDSSAVVATMAGLSSGRVNTCSIAFDDPAFNESEFARMVAERYQTDHHVETVKSDDFDLIDSLSELYDEPYADSSAIPTYRVCQLARKHVTVALSGDGGDENFGGYRRYRLHMMEQRMRDAMPIGIRRPVFGMLGQLYPKADWAPRVFRAKTTFQALARDSVQAYFHSVSILRDDMRAQVFSPAFKAKLGGYNALEVFRRHAANAQTDDALAQIQYLDIKTYLVGDINTKVDRASMAHSLEVREPLMDHPLIEWLATLPNDMKIRGQEGKFLFKKAMEPHLPNDVLYRPKMGFSVPLARWFRGPLRERVQQALTSPIMADSGVFDMPMLARIVADHQSGRRDYSSPIWTLLMFESFLRRSQGEMRREAA from the coding sequence ATGTGCGGTATCGCCGGTCTTTTTGATCTGAACGGACGTCGCGAATTTTCGAAAGATCTCGTGGCGCGGATGAATGATGTTCAGTTCCATCGCGGGCCGGACGAGGGCGGCTTTCACTTCGAGCCGGGCGTCGCGCTGGCCCATCGCCGCCTGTCGATTATCGATCTGGCGACCGGGCAGCAACCCTTGTTCAACGAAGATCATTCGGTATCCGTGGTCTTCAATGGGGAAATCTACAACTTCCAGGAACTGGTCCCTGAACTCCAGGCACTTGGCCACCAGTTCAGGACGCACAGTGACACCGAAGTGATCGTCCATGCTTGGGAGGCGTGGGGCGAAGATTGCGTCAAGCGCTTCCGGGGCATGTTCGCCTTTGCCCTCTGGGATCGGAACCAGGGTGTTCTCTTTCTCGCGCGCGACCGTCTCGGCGTCAAACCGCTCTATTACGCAATGCTCGAAGATGGCAGTTTCGCCTTCGGGTCGGAACTCAAGGTACTGATGGCACACCCGGCGCTCAGCCGCGAGGTCGATCCGCTCGCGGTGGAAGAGTATTTCGCGCTGGGTTATGTGGCAGAGCCGAGAACGATCTACAAGGGCGCCTGCAAGCTCGATCCGGGCCATACCCTGTGCCTGCGTCGTGGCCAGCCCGTACCCGAGAGCAAAGCGTATTGGGACGTCCAATTCACTCTGAACAATCCGGTGAGTTTCGACGACGCGCTCGAAGAGCTTGATGCTCGCCTGAAGGAATCGATCCGGTTGCGCATGATCTCTGAAGTGCCGCTCGGTGCCTTCCTCTCGGGAGGGGTTGATTCCAGCGCGGTCGTGGCGACAATGGCGGGGCTTTCGTCGGGACGAGTGAATACCTGCTCGATCGCTTTTGACGATCCTGCCTTCAACGAGTCCGAGTTTGCGCGCATGGTGGCCGAACGCTACCAGACCGATCACCACGTCGAGACCGTCAAGTCGGACGACTTCGACCTGATCGACTCCCTGTCGGAGCTGTACGACGAGCCCTACGCCGATAGCTCGGCGATTCCGACGTATCGCGTATGTCAGCTGGCGCGTAAACATGTGACGGTGGCCCTGTCCGGTGATGGTGGCGATGAAAATTTCGGGGGTTACCGCCGGTATCGTTTGCACATGATGGAGCAGCGCATGCGGGATGCAATGCCCATCGGTATTCGTCGTCCTGTGTTCGGGATGCTCGGGCAGCTGTATCCGAAAGCGGATTGGGCGCCTCGCGTCTTCCGCGCCAAAACGACCTTCCAGGCGCTGGCCCGCGATTCGGTGCAGGCCTATTTCCATTCGGTGTCGATCCTTCGCGATGATATGAGAGCACAGGTGTTCTCACCTGCATTCAAGGCGAAACTCGGGGGCTACAACGCACTGGAGGTGTTCCGGCGCCACGCTGCCAACGCGCAGACCGATGATGCGCTGGCGCAGATTCAGTATCTCGACATCAAGACCTACCTGGTGGGCGACATCAACACCAAGGTCGATCGCGCCAGCATGGCGCACTCGCTCGAAGTGCGTGAGCCGCTGATGGATCATCCGCTGATCGAGTGGCTGGCCACGCTGCCCAATGATATGAAGATTCGCGGGCAGGAAGGCAAATTCCTGTTCAAGAAGGCGATGGAGCCGCATCTGCCCAATGATGTGCTCTACCGGCCCAAGATGGGATTCTCCGTGCCGCTGGCGCGCTGGTTCCGCGGCCCCTTGCGCGAACGCGTGCAGCAGGCCCTGACCAGCCCGATCATGGCCGATTCGGGCGTGTTCGACATGCCGATGCTCGCCAGGATCGTGGCGGACCACCAAAGCGGTCGTCGCGACTACAGCTCACCGATCTGGACCTTGCTGATGTTTGAATCCTTCTTGCGTCGCAGCCAGGGAGAAATGCGCCGGGAGGCGGCATGA
- the xrtA gene encoding exosortase A has translation MAVSPPSDEREGATAPEAAQKHTPAAFVAMAAVFVAWLVGFWGSAAGMWHIWSVSATFAHGFVVLPIAVYLVWLKRGELTRMVPDPDWLAVLPLALSTAVWVAGIALSISVVEHVFAVFALISAMWLALGRAIFKRLLFPLCFLLFMAPAGDFLVPTLMHYTAEFTVGALRAVGVPVFQEGNHFVLPNGRWSVVEACSGIRYLIASFMVGTLFAYLNYRSAVRRTVFAIFSLLLPIVANWLRAFMIVMLGYLSDNKIAAGVDHLIYGWVFFGFVILFMFWVGNRWAEPEPSGDRLAVPVARERRGAYAGALVACVCLVASAALATLSTPIDRQLDVSLELPADLNGWQPAQGLNYRPSLNGYRAYAERTYASEAGIIAIHVGVYAHQVPGKELVHWSNRLTPKEDDVWRVIDQRRVRLDGIEAERMLFDSPRRRLTVWSWYQIGDRAVSGEVMAKLLTAQRRVLTGSDAGARIVVVVPDEGDAANAVFERFMADNGLALRTLVLKAEAGLL, from the coding sequence ATGGCCGTATCGCCTCCGTCGGACGAGCGCGAGGGGGCGACAGCCCCTGAGGCGGCGCAGAAACACACGCCTGCGGCATTTGTCGCCATGGCAGCTGTGTTTGTCGCGTGGCTGGTGGGCTTCTGGGGCAGTGCCGCCGGGATGTGGCACATCTGGAGTGTGTCCGCGACTTTTGCCCATGGTTTCGTCGTCCTGCCCATTGCCGTTTACCTGGTGTGGCTCAAGCGCGGCGAACTGACTCGGATGGTGCCGGATCCCGACTGGCTGGCGGTGCTCCCACTGGCCTTGTCGACGGCGGTCTGGGTGGCCGGAATCGCATTGAGCATTTCGGTGGTCGAGCACGTGTTCGCCGTGTTTGCACTGATCAGTGCCATGTGGCTGGCACTGGGGCGTGCGATCTTCAAGCGCCTGCTCTTTCCGCTGTGTTTCCTTCTGTTCATGGCGCCGGCGGGTGATTTCCTCGTCCCGACGCTGATGCACTACACCGCCGAATTCACCGTCGGCGCGCTCAGGGCCGTGGGCGTACCGGTTTTCCAGGAGGGCAACCATTTCGTCTTACCCAATGGTCGCTGGTCCGTGGTGGAAGCCTGCAGCGGGATTCGCTACCTGATTGCCTCGTTCATGGTCGGTACACTGTTCGCGTACCTTAACTACCGTTCTGCCGTCCGCCGCACCGTCTTTGCCATTTTTTCGCTGTTGTTGCCGATCGTCGCGAACTGGCTGCGTGCCTTCATGATCGTGATGCTCGGTTACCTGAGTGACAACAAGATCGCAGCGGGCGTCGATCACCTGATCTATGGTTGGGTTTTCTTCGGGTTCGTGATCCTCTTCATGTTCTGGGTGGGCAATCGTTGGGCTGAGCCTGAGCCTTCTGGCGACCGTCTCGCCGTGCCGGTTGCGCGTGAGCGTCGTGGGGCTTACGCCGGAGCGCTGGTCGCTTGCGTGTGCCTGGTCGCGTCTGCCGCGCTGGCGACCTTGAGCACCCCGATCGACCGGCAGCTCGACGTGTCGCTTGAACTGCCGGCAGACCTGAATGGATGGCAACCAGCGCAAGGGCTGAACTATCGACCGTCTCTCAATGGTTACCGAGCATATGCCGAACGGACTTACGCTTCCGAGGCCGGCATCATCGCTATCCATGTCGGGGTCTATGCTCACCAGGTACCCGGCAAGGAGTTGGTTCATTGGTCCAATCGTCTGACGCCGAAAGAGGATGACGTGTGGCGCGTAATCGACCAGCGGCGTGTCAGGCTTGACGGGATCGAGGCCGAGCGCATGCTCTTCGACAGCCCCCGGCGTCGTCTGACGGTCTGGAGTTGGTACCAGATCGGGGATCGCGCCGTCTCGGGAGAAGTGATGGCCAAGTTGCTGACCGCGCAGCGCCGGGTGCTCACCGGTTCCGATGCCGGCGCGCGGATCGTTGTTGTGGTACCCGACGAAGGCGATGCCGCTAACGCCGTGTTCGAGCGTTTCATGGCGGACAATGGCCTGGCGCTGCGGACCCTCGTCCTCAAGGCTGAGGCCGGGTTGCTGTGA
- a CDS encoding TIGR04063 family PEP-CTERM/XrtA system glycosyltransferase: MSLKILHVLDHSLPLHSGYTFRTLSILREQRARGWDTMHLTTPKQGVTDVASETVDGWTFHRTPTATELGLVAQMKATAARLDALVTETRPDIIHAHSPVLNALPALWVGRKHKIPVVYEMRASWEDAAVDHGTTTEGSLRYRISRALESFALRRATQVTTICEGLRKDITVRGVDPTKVTVIPNAVDVQGFRFGAEADPELRRKLGLDACTVLGFAGSFYGYEGLADLIRAVERLVPDMPDLRVLLVGGGPEDARLKAQVAEAGLADKVVFTGRVPHAEVQRYYELIDVLAYPRLPIRLTELVTPLKPLEAMAQGRIFVASDVGGHRELIRDGETGYLFKAGQVDALAACIRKALDHRDAWDVIRRNGRRYVEEERNWANSVSRYVGVYEQALAKFGRQASLG; the protein is encoded by the coding sequence ATGAGCCTCAAGATTCTGCATGTGCTGGATCACTCGCTCCCGCTGCACAGTGGTTACACGTTCCGGACACTCTCCATCCTGCGCGAACAACGCGCCCGGGGTTGGGATACGATGCACCTGACCACCCCCAAGCAGGGTGTCACCGACGTCGCATCCGAAACGGTCGATGGCTGGACGTTTCATCGAACGCCCACGGCCACGGAACTTGGTCTGGTGGCGCAGATGAAAGCCACCGCAGCGCGACTCGATGCGCTGGTCACCGAGACTCGACCCGACATCATTCATGCGCATTCGCCGGTGCTCAATGCCCTGCCTGCGCTTTGGGTCGGGCGCAAGCACAAGATCCCCGTCGTTTATGAGATGCGCGCCTCCTGGGAAGACGCGGCGGTTGATCACGGCACGACGACCGAAGGCAGCTTGCGCTACAGGATTTCCCGTGCCCTCGAGAGCTTCGCATTGCGCCGGGCGACACAGGTCACGACCATCTGCGAAGGACTGCGCAAGGACATCACGGTGCGCGGTGTTGACCCCACCAAGGTGACGGTCATTCCCAATGCCGTCGATGTCCAGGGCTTTCGCTTCGGCGCCGAAGCGGACCCGGAGCTGCGACGAAAGCTGGGTCTGGATGCTTGTACCGTGCTCGGTTTTGCCGGTTCGTTCTACGGGTACGAAGGTCTTGCCGATTTGATCCGTGCCGTTGAAAGGCTGGTCCCCGACATGCCTGATCTTCGCGTTCTTCTCGTCGGGGGTGGGCCGGAGGATGCACGCCTCAAGGCCCAGGTGGCCGAGGCGGGTCTCGCGGACAAGGTGGTCTTCACTGGCCGTGTGCCTCATGCCGAAGTCCAGCGTTACTACGAATTGATCGACGTGCTGGCCTATCCGCGCCTGCCGATCCGCCTGACCGAGCTGGTCACCCCGCTCAAACCGCTCGAAGCGATGGCACAGGGTCGTATCTTCGTGGCTTCCGACGTAGGTGGTCACCGGGAACTGATCCGCGATGGCGAGACGGGCTACCTGTTCAAGGCCGGGCAGGTCGATGCGTTGGCCGCTTGCATCCGCAAGGCGCTGGACCATAGAGATGCGTGGGACGTCATCCGGCGCAATGGGCGGCGCTACGTGGAAGAGGAACGGAACTGGGCCAATAGCGTATCGCGCTACGTGGGTGTTTACGAGCAGGCGCTGGCAAAGTTCGGCCGCCAGGCCTCACTCGGCTGA
- a CDS encoding TIGR03088 family PEP-CTERM/XrtA system glycosyltransferase, which produces MTQLDATPLVAHVLYNFDIGGLENGVVNLINQMPPDRYRHVVIALAQCEPSFCQRVTRPDVEFISIHKPPGNGFRIFGRLFREFRRLRPAIVHTRNLAALEMTVPAKLAGVSARIHGEHGWDNSDPDGQSRKYRLIRRMYAPFVTHYIALSSHISRYLTQGVGIRSRRITRICNGVDASRFSPGPKVVPDQAPAGFFDTTGVVFGTVGRLQSVKDQMALLRAVAQWRATGSEHADAARIVIVGDGPMRKALEDYASEQHIAQCVWFAGARDNVPALMRSMDVFVLPSLAEGISNTLLEAMATGLPVIATAVGGNTELVDDGITGHLVAPGAPEQWVAVLEAMAGDPGQRAVMSVSARQRVEAHFSLDAMVKNYMAVYDDALGVSRDTVETVNKGI; this is translated from the coding sequence GTGACGCAGCTCGATGCCACGCCCCTTGTGGCCCACGTACTCTACAACTTTGATATTGGTGGCCTGGAAAATGGTGTCGTCAATCTGATCAATCAGATGCCGCCGGACCGCTATCGTCACGTCGTGATTGCGCTTGCGCAGTGCGAGCCCTCGTTCTGCCAGCGGGTCACACGTCCGGATGTCGAATTCATCTCGATCCACAAGCCGCCCGGGAACGGATTCAGGATATTCGGGCGGCTGTTCAGAGAATTCCGGCGACTGCGTCCGGCGATCGTGCACACCCGGAATCTGGCCGCGCTCGAAATGACCGTGCCGGCGAAGCTGGCAGGCGTCTCGGCACGCATTCACGGTGAGCACGGTTGGGATAATTCCGATCCGGACGGTCAATCGAGAAAATATCGCCTGATTCGGCGCATGTATGCCCCGTTCGTGACGCATTACATCGCGTTGTCATCCCATATTTCGCGATATTTGACCCAAGGCGTGGGGATCCGGAGCCGGCGTATCACGCGTATATGCAACGGTGTGGACGCGAGCCGCTTTTCTCCGGGCCCCAAGGTTGTGCCTGACCAGGCACCGGCAGGCTTCTTTGACACCACCGGCGTCGTTTTCGGTACTGTCGGACGCTTGCAGTCGGTCAAGGATCAAATGGCGCTGTTGCGAGCGGTCGCTCAGTGGAGAGCCACTGGCAGCGAGCATGCAGATGCAGCGCGGATCGTGATTGTCGGTGACGGACCGATGCGAAAGGCGCTTGAGGACTACGCAAGTGAGCAACATATCGCGCAGTGCGTATGGTTTGCCGGTGCGCGGGACAATGTGCCGGCGTTGATGCGCAGCATGGATGTGTTTGTGTTGCCCTCTCTGGCCGAGGGTATTTCGAACACCCTGCTCGAAGCGATGGCAACTGGACTACCCGTCATTGCCACGGCGGTTGGGGGCAATACGGAACTGGTCGACGACGGGATCACGGGGCATCTGGTTGCGCCGGGCGCACCGGAGCAATGGGTAGCTGTGCTTGAAGCGATGGCGGGCGACCCGGGCCAACGTGCCGTCATGTCGGTCAGTGCCAGACAACGGGTCGAGGCGCATTTCAGCCTCGATGCGATGGTGAAGAATTACATGGCTGTGTATGACGACGCGCTGGGCGTGAGCCGTGACACGGTTGAAACAGTGAACAAGGGAATCTGA
- a CDS encoding nucleotide sugar dehydrogenase, with amino-acid sequence MKISIFGLGYVGAVSLACLARDGHDVIGVDIDPTKLNLIREGKTPVVEEGMVDLMQQVVASGRVTVTDDVRQAVRDSDMSLICVGTPSAPNGSQDQGAVLRIAEDLGAALQDKSDAHVFVFRSTLVPGTVEDTLKPIIERASGKKDGEGFHVCFQPEFLREGSSIRDYDKPPFTVVGANHEDAYTRLEGLFGHLPCRFLRTSVRAAEMMKYCCNNFHALKITFANETARLCHALGVDAFEVMDLVCQDTQLNISKAYLKPGFAFGGSCLPKDLRATSYLAKMHDVELPMLSNILASNRNHVDLAIEQILATGKRKIGFLGLSFKTGTDDLRESPLVTLAEQLIGKGVQLSVYDPEVHLSRLLGANKSFIERHLPHIGEMLQDDIEAVVADSEVLVLGSASPIIREAVVARARPDQHLFDLVGVGSDSGIKAKITGLCW; translated from the coding sequence GTGAAAATCAGCATCTTCGGTCTCGGATACGTTGGCGCGGTCTCGCTCGCCTGCCTGGCGCGTGATGGGCATGACGTCATTGGTGTCGATATCGATCCGACCAAGCTCAACCTGATTCGCGAGGGCAAGACCCCGGTCGTGGAAGAGGGTATGGTCGATTTGATGCAGCAGGTGGTGGCCAGCGGTCGGGTGACCGTGACCGACGATGTGCGTCAGGCCGTTCGTGATTCGGACATGTCGCTCATCTGCGTGGGCACGCCCTCGGCCCCCAACGGCAGCCAGGATCAGGGCGCCGTCCTGCGGATCGCCGAAGACCTAGGGGCCGCGCTCCAGGATAAATCAGACGCACATGTGTTCGTGTTTCGCTCCACTCTGGTGCCGGGGACGGTCGAAGACACACTCAAACCGATCATCGAGCGGGCCTCGGGCAAGAAGGATGGCGAGGGCTTCCATGTGTGCTTCCAGCCGGAATTCCTGCGTGAAGGTTCCTCCATTCGCGACTATGACAAGCCGCCGTTCACGGTGGTCGGTGCCAACCACGAAGACGCCTACACGCGACTCGAAGGCCTGTTTGGTCATCTGCCGTGCCGCTTCCTGCGCACCTCGGTGCGCGCCGCAGAGATGATGAAGTACTGCTGCAACAACTTCCACGCGCTCAAGATCACATTCGCCAACGAGACGGCGCGTCTGTGTCACGCACTGGGCGTGGATGCCTTCGAGGTCATGGACCTGGTCTGCCAGGACACCCAGCTGAACATCTCCAAGGCGTACCTGAAGCCGGGTTTTGCCTTTGGCGGCTCGTGCCTGCCCAAGGACCTGCGCGCCACCAGCTACCTGGCCAAGATGCACGATGTGGAATTGCCGATGCTGAGCAACATCCTGGCATCGAACCGCAACCATGTGGATCTGGCGATCGAACAGATTCTGGCCACCGGCAAGCGCAAGATCGGCTTTCTCGGCCTGTCGTTCAAGACCGGGACCGACGACCTGCGGGAAAGTCCGCTGGTCACGCTGGCCGAGCAACTGATCGGCAAAGGTGTCCAGTTGTCCGTGTATGACCCGGAAGTGCATCTGTCACGTCTGCTCGGTGCCAACAAGAGCTTCATCGAACGTCATCTGCCTCATATCGGCGAGATGCTCCAGGACGATATCGAGGCGGTTGTTGCCGACTCGGAAGTGCTGGTGCTCGGTTCCGCCTCACCCATCATCCGCGAGGCGGTTGTCGCCAGGGCCCGCCCCGATCAACACCTGTTTGATCTGGTGGGTGTGGGTTCCGATTCAGGTATCAAGGCGAAGATCACCGGTCTGTGCTGGTAA
- the asnB gene encoding asparagine synthase (glutamine-hydrolyzing), with protein sequence MCGIHGIYRFDRQTVEAPLLSAMGQITQHRGPDDEGMHIDGECGIGMRRLSIIDLAGGHQPLSDMSEQTWLVCNGEIYNFRELRAELEASGHRFKTGSDCEVLLHLYRAEGDEFIHRLNGMFNFALWDAPRRRLLIGRDRLGVKPLYLYRDSKVLAFATEAKALFAVPGISPSLNREALSSYLTLGYVAAPHSMFEHVEKLPPATMMSIDASGVRQWQYWKMPATVDNTLTEADWIERTRVEMEAAVHRQMVSDVPIGAFLSGGVDSSAVVGFMARHSDQPIKTYAIGFDGGAAETLYNELPYARRVAELFGTEHREIVVKPDVVSLLPKLLWHMDEPLADTAFITTYLVSQFARQDVTVILSGVGGDELYGGYRRYLGQHYQRKFDRIPGFAKRLMGFAADHLPADRHSKVLNLLRLAKGFLASEGLPADVRYANYLRIMDAARVTAMLGPDAGAFDPMHGAFEMAGNDDELNRMFAVDAATQLPDDLLLLTDKMSMAVSLECRVPLLDHTLAESAATMPAHIKVKGGRLKHVMKQSLADLLPDDILNRKKRGFGTPMGAWLKRELAPLLNGLLNDKVVGERGLFDARAVTALIRDHESNRMDGTDALIALMNLEIWSRMFLDGRSPDDVATELKSYV encoded by the coding sequence ATGTGTGGCATTCACGGTATCTACCGCTTTGACCGTCAGACGGTCGAAGCGCCCCTGCTCTCGGCGATGGGGCAGATCACGCAGCATCGCGGGCCCGACGACGAAGGCATGCACATCGATGGCGAATGCGGCATCGGCATGCGCCGTCTGTCGATCATCGATCTGGCGGGTGGTCACCAGCCCCTGTCCGATATGTCGGAGCAGACCTGGCTGGTGTGCAACGGCGAAATCTACAATTTCCGGGAGTTGCGGGCTGAACTCGAAGCGTCGGGGCACCGGTTCAAGACGGGCTCAGATTGCGAGGTGTTGTTGCACCTCTACCGGGCCGAAGGTGATGAGTTCATTCATCGCCTCAATGGCATGTTCAATTTCGCCCTCTGGGATGCGCCGCGCCGCCGTCTCCTGATTGGTCGGGACCGTCTCGGCGTCAAGCCGCTTTATCTGTATCGCGATTCGAAGGTCCTGGCGTTCGCGACCGAAGCCAAGGCGCTCTTTGCCGTGCCGGGCATTTCGCCGTCCCTCAACCGGGAAGCCCTGTCCTCCTACCTGACCCTGGGGTACGTGGCTGCGCCTCACTCGATGTTCGAGCACGTCGAAAAACTGCCCCCCGCGACCATGATGTCCATCGACGCCAGCGGCGTGCGCCAGTGGCAGTACTGGAAGATGCCGGCTACCGTCGACAACACGCTGACCGAAGCCGACTGGATCGAGCGTACCCGGGTCGAAATGGAAGCGGCGGTGCACCGCCAGATGGTCAGTGATGTGCCCATCGGTGCTTTCCTGTCCGGTGGCGTGGATTCCTCGGCTGTCGTGGGCTTCATGGCGCGGCACAGTGACCAGCCCATCAAGACCTATGCGATCGGATTCGATGGCGGCGCCGCAGAAACGCTATACAACGAGTTGCCGTACGCGCGTCGTGTCGCCGAGCTGTTCGGGACGGAGCATCGAGAGATCGTGGTCAAACCGGACGTGGTTTCCTTGCTGCCGAAGCTGCTCTGGCACATGGACGAACCGCTCGCGGACACCGCCTTCATCACCACCTATCTGGTCTCCCAGTTCGCCCGCCAGGACGTGACCGTGATTCTGTCGGGTGTCGGGGGGGATGAGCTGTACGGCGGTTATCGCCGTTATCTGGGGCAGCACTACCAGCGCAAGTTCGACCGCATTCCCGGCTTTGCCAAGCGACTCATGGGGTTCGCCGCCGACCATCTGCCGGCCGACCGCCATTCGAAAGTCCTCAACCTGTTGCGCCTCGCCAAGGGCTTTCTCGCGTCCGAAGGCCTGCCGGCCGACGTGCGCTATGCAAACTACCTGCGCATCATGGATGCGGCGCGGGTGACGGCCATGCTGGGCCCCGACGCGGGCGCCTTCGATCCCATGCACGGCGCGTTCGAAATGGCCGGAAACGACGACGAACTCAATCGCATGTTTGCCGTCGATGCGGCGACTCAACTGCCCGACGATCTGCTGCTGCTCACCGACAAGATGAGCATGGCGGTGTCGCTCGAGTGTCGCGTCCCTCTGCTCGACCATACGTTGGCCGAGTCGGCGGCCACCATGCCGGCGCATATCAAGGTCAAGGGCGGGCGGCTCAAGCACGTCATGAAGCAGTCCCTGGCAGATCTGCTGCCCGACGACATCCTCAATCGCAAGAAGCGCGGCTTCGGCACGCCCATGGGCGCCTGGCTCAAGCGCGAACTGGCGCCGCTGCTCAACGGGTTGCTCAATGACAAGGTGGTCGGTGAGCGCGGTCTCTTCGATGCCCGGGCGGTGACTGCGCTGATCCGGGATCACGAGTCGAATCGCATGGATGGCACTGATGCGCTCATCGCACTCATGAACCTCGAGATCTGGAGTCGCATGTTCCTCGACGGTCGTTCGCCCGATGACGTTGCCACCGAACTCAAGAGTTACGTCTGA